In Myxococcales bacterium, a single genomic region encodes these proteins:
- a CDS encoding carboxypeptidase regulatory-like domain-containing protein — protein sequence MKTVHAATLLSLLLSTGVAAAQKAPSQAAAQALFEEGRRLMTAGRYGDACPKLAESQRLDPGAGTLLNLAACYEKNGQTASAWATYKETISEAEKSNRREWAAKARQRALALEPTLVKLSIVVPPSARSAGLVIKRDGSEVGAGEWGVAIPVDPGSHNIEASAPGYKPWTTVAQAVRAKETATVSIPQLERLPPATQAVATATPPARGPVGAAPLPGPETPDGAPSGSTQRTLGFVAGGVGVAGLAVGAIFGLQAMSARKDAEPDCSSDLARCNQKGLDAVDDAKGKALISTVGFAAGGALVATGLVLVLTAPRNREASALTLNFSPRGALLSGGFQ from the coding sequence GTGAAGACGGTTCACGCCGCTACGCTGCTGTCACTGCTCCTGTCGACGGGCGTTGCCGCCGCTCAGAAGGCGCCGAGTCAAGCTGCCGCGCAGGCGCTCTTCGAAGAGGGGCGCCGATTGATGACCGCTGGCCGCTACGGCGACGCGTGCCCGAAGCTGGCCGAGAGCCAGAGGCTCGACCCCGGCGCGGGCACCTTGCTCAACCTCGCGGCGTGCTACGAGAAGAACGGCCAAACCGCCAGCGCGTGGGCGACCTACAAGGAGACGATCAGCGAGGCGGAGAAGTCGAACCGTCGCGAATGGGCCGCCAAGGCGAGGCAGCGAGCGCTGGCGCTCGAGCCGACACTCGTCAAGCTGTCCATCGTGGTGCCACCCTCGGCGCGGAGCGCGGGCCTCGTCATCAAACGCGACGGTAGCGAGGTGGGCGCCGGCGAGTGGGGCGTCGCGATCCCCGTCGACCCGGGTAGCCACAACATTGAAGCGTCGGCGCCTGGCTACAAGCCGTGGACCACTGTGGCGCAGGCGGTCCGCGCGAAGGAGACGGCGACCGTCTCGATCCCGCAGCTCGAGCGCTTGCCACCGGCAACGCAAGCGGTCGCCACGGCGACGCCCCCAGCGCGAGGACCTGTCGGCGCGGCACCGCTTCCGGGCCCCGAGACGCCGGATGGCGCGCCCTCGGGGAGCACGCAACGAACCCTCGGCTTCGTCGCCGGCGGTGTTGGTGTGGCGGGCCTCGCCGTGGGGGCCATCTTCGGGCTTCAGGCCATGTCCGCGCGGAAGGACGCGGAGCCCGACTGCTCAAGCGATCTTGCGCGGTGCAACCAGAAGGGCCTGGACGCCGTCGACGACGCCAAAGGCAAGGCGCTCATCTCCACCGTCGGCTTCGCCGCCGGCGGCGCCCTCGTCGCAACAGGCCTCGTGCTCGTCCTGACAGCTCCTCGCAACCGCGAGGCGTCGGCGCTAACGCTCAACTTCTCGCCGCGTGGGGCGCTCCTCTCTGGGGGCTTTCAATGA
- a CDS encoding serine/threonine protein kinase — translation MGPLPPPPVAKGDMLAGKYRALDILGAGGMGVVVAAEHTQLHQRVALKFLLPEGLVNAQVVARFEREARAAAQLRSEHVARVIDVGRLETGGPYIVMELLDGCDLSALLQQRGPLPESEAVDYVIQACEAIAEAHSLGIIHRDLKPKNLFVTKSVDGSPLIKVLDFGISKTAADDLSLTGTTEVIGSPNYMSPEQLKASRDVDARSDIWSIGAILYEVLGGRVPFVATTLTQLCSLVLTEAPPPLGELRADLHPELLRVVDKCLEKDPARRFGSVGELAMALAPFASTAGSVLASRVAIVGGSGRLPPSPPASSSARVVPAGQGGSTSVSWGATELARGTPPRRAMALGVLVGAAVVGALATFVLRATSQREGTLTLAPAPSSVAAAAAPPPVLAAGGATSATPAASAGPSVPSSAPSSSTPPVTPGPSAAQKPGPRPPKHATPRVANDDLPGDRK, via the coding sequence ATGGGTCCGTTGCCGCCCCCGCCGGTCGCCAAGGGCGACATGCTCGCGGGGAAGTACCGCGCCCTGGATATCCTCGGCGCCGGTGGCATGGGCGTCGTGGTGGCGGCGGAACACACGCAGCTCCACCAACGCGTCGCCCTCAAGTTCCTCTTGCCCGAGGGCCTCGTAAACGCCCAGGTCGTCGCGCGCTTCGAGCGCGAAGCCCGTGCCGCGGCCCAACTTCGCAGCGAGCACGTGGCGCGCGTCATCGACGTCGGGCGGCTCGAGACCGGCGGCCCCTACATCGTCATGGAGCTCCTGGACGGATGCGACCTCTCGGCGCTCCTCCAGCAGCGCGGCCCGCTCCCTGAGAGCGAGGCTGTGGACTACGTCATCCAAGCCTGCGAGGCCATCGCCGAAGCGCATTCGCTCGGCATCATTCATCGGGACTTGAAGCCCAAGAATCTCTTCGTGACCAAGAGCGTCGACGGCAGCCCTCTCATCAAGGTGCTCGACTTCGGCATCTCGAAGACCGCGGCCGACGATCTCTCCCTGACGGGGACCACCGAGGTGATCGGCTCACCGAATTACATGTCCCCGGAGCAGCTCAAGGCTTCGCGCGACGTCGACGCGAGAAGCGACATCTGGTCTATCGGAGCGATCCTCTACGAGGTGCTCGGAGGCCGCGTTCCGTTTGTCGCCACCACCCTTACGCAGCTCTGCTCTCTCGTACTCACGGAGGCGCCTCCTCCGCTAGGCGAGCTCCGCGCCGATCTGCACCCCGAGCTCCTTCGCGTTGTCGACAAGTGCCTCGAGAAGGATCCGGCCCGGCGCTTCGGCAGCGTGGGAGAGCTCGCCATGGCGCTCGCCCCCTTTGCCAGCACGGCCGGGAGCGTCCTCGCGTCACGCGTCGCCATCGTGGGTGGCTCGGGGCGCCTACCTCCGAGCCCCCCGGCGTCGTCATCGGCGCGGGTCGTGCCGGCAGGGCAAGGCGGCTCCACCTCCGTCTCGTGGGGCGCCACGGAGCTCGCGCGAGGCACACCACCGCGGCGGGCGATGGCGCTCGGCGTGCTCGTTGGCGCCGCCGTCGTAGGGGCGTTGGCGACCTTCGTCCTGCGCGCGACCTCACAACGCGAAGGCACGCTAACGCTCGCACCGGCGCCCTCGAGCGTCGCTGCCGCAGCGGCGCCGCCGCCGGTCCTCGCAGCGGGCGGGGCAACGTCCGCGACGCCCGCAGCGTCCGCGGGACCGTCGGTCCCGTCGAGCGCGCCATCAAGTTCAACGCCGCCCGTGACACCGGGCCCGAGCGCGGCTCAGAAGCCGGGGCCGAGGCCACCCAAACACGCCACGCCACGCGTCGCCAACGACGACCTTCCTGGTGATCGAAAGTGA
- a CDS encoding B12-binding domain-containing radical SAM protein, with amino-acid sequence MHLVAPSNEDSTYIKPLWVATLAAHTPSDVELTFHDDGLSPLDLANVSDTPNLVGISVNSKTASRAYAIADAYRERGVPVVLGGIHATALPDEALLHADAVVVGEAEWLWRDVVLDAKAGKLGRSRSLIHRAIYKHEKWPELVGLPRPRRELLSSYKYVPFDVVQTTRGCPFPCEFCSVSTYNGSSFRFRPVREVVAELEEVGPRVLFGDDNVMIHTKYSHELFEAMVPLKKMWVAQVSLAALHRVENIEVMARAGCRALFIGFESVDDDVVRAAGKRQNRPRKYTDIVRRLSDHGIAVWGSFIFGLDEDSGEAFDRTVDFCVESQLTMALFALLTPYPGTRLYKRLEAEGRLTRPRWWLTPDHDTDAPFYKPLQMSREELRAGWVKAWRAMYSYGNIRRRYDFGLDHSWIQNVAYWPINLMMHELAERKIAGGDRNWRKHRTLDVPFGL; translated from the coding sequence GTGCATCTCGTGGCGCCCTCCAACGAGGACTCGACGTACATCAAGCCCCTCTGGGTCGCGACGCTGGCCGCGCACACGCCGTCGGACGTCGAGCTGACGTTTCACGATGACGGCCTCTCGCCGCTCGATCTCGCGAACGTCTCCGACACGCCGAACCTGGTCGGGATCAGCGTCAACTCGAAGACGGCCTCACGCGCCTACGCCATCGCTGACGCCTATCGTGAGCGCGGCGTGCCGGTGGTGCTGGGCGGCATTCACGCGACGGCCTTGCCCGACGAGGCGCTTCTGCACGCCGACGCGGTGGTCGTCGGCGAAGCCGAGTGGCTTTGGCGTGACGTCGTGCTCGATGCGAAGGCCGGCAAGCTCGGTCGGTCGCGATCGCTCATCCACAGAGCGATCTACAAACACGAGAAGTGGCCCGAGCTCGTGGGCCTCCCGCGGCCGCGCCGCGAGCTCTTGTCGTCGTACAAATACGTGCCCTTCGACGTGGTGCAGACGACGCGCGGTTGTCCATTCCCGTGCGAGTTCTGCAGCGTCTCGACCTACAACGGCTCGTCGTTTCGTTTTCGCCCGGTGCGCGAGGTCGTCGCCGAGCTCGAGGAGGTTGGCCCGCGCGTGCTCTTTGGCGACGACAACGTGATGATCCACACGAAGTACAGCCACGAGCTCTTCGAGGCCATGGTGCCGCTCAAGAAGATGTGGGTGGCGCAAGTTTCACTTGCCGCGTTGCATCGTGTCGAGAACATCGAGGTCATGGCCCGCGCCGGATGCCGCGCGCTCTTCATCGGCTTCGAGTCGGTCGACGACGACGTCGTTCGGGCAGCGGGGAAGCGGCAGAATCGCCCTCGCAAGTACACAGACATCGTGCGCCGTCTCTCCGACCACGGCATCGCCGTTTGGGGGAGCTTCATCTTTGGCCTCGACGAAGACAGCGGTGAGGCCTTCGATCGCACCGTCGACTTCTGCGTCGAGTCACAACTGACGATGGCGCTCTTTGCGCTCCTGACGCCGTACCCGGGGACGCGCCTCTACAAGCGCCTCGAGGCGGAGGGGCGGCTCACGCGCCCCAGGTGGTGGCTCACGCCCGACCACGACACCGACGCGCCGTTCTACAAGCCGCTGCAGATGAGCCGCGAAGAGCTAAGGGCCGGATGGGTCAAGGCGTGGCGCGCCATGTACTCCTACGGCAACATCCGCCGGCGGTACGACTTCGGACTGGACCACTCGTGGATCCAAAACGTGGCCTACTGGCCCATCAACCTCATGATGCACGAACTGGCGGAGCGAAAGATCGCTGGCGGCGACCGCAACTGGCGAAAGCACCGCACGCTCGACGTGCCCTTCGGTTTGTGA
- a CDS encoding folate-binding protein YgfZ encodes MPDPSVALGHARATVVVADESNQTGVLVATGADRRSWLNGLVTSDLTKLAPGVLQYGLAVSPKGRILADLVFFEDGDRILALVPKAEAGSLQKTFDRYLVMEDAQIEASTDGFAIFSVHGPLADRVLETVQGEPDIVVVRGDRLGLGGGVVACARARGPAVTEVLSVAARAAGGSFATEAVMEQLRVEQAVPRFGADFGPSTYPQEAGLETRAVSFDKGCYLGQEVVCMLQLRGHVKRKLVSLVLEGPLLPGAALTAPDGREAGEVTSVVAGATPGSPSALAMVKLAFAEPGTELRAGESVARVHTKAV; translated from the coding sequence ATGCCTGATCCCTCCGTCGCTTTGGGGCACGCGCGCGCCACCGTCGTCGTCGCCGACGAGTCGAACCAGACGGGGGTGCTCGTCGCGACCGGAGCCGACCGCCGGAGTTGGCTCAACGGCTTGGTGACCAGTGACCTGACGAAGCTCGCGCCGGGGGTGCTGCAATACGGGCTCGCGGTGTCACCCAAGGGCCGCATTCTCGCGGACCTCGTGTTCTTCGAAGACGGCGATCGCATCCTGGCCCTCGTGCCAAAGGCGGAGGCCGGGTCGCTTCAAAAGACGTTCGACCGCTACCTCGTGATGGAGGACGCCCAGATCGAAGCCTCCACCGACGGCTTCGCGATCTTCTCGGTGCACGGGCCCCTCGCGGACCGCGTGCTCGAGACCGTTCAGGGCGAGCCCGACATCGTCGTCGTTCGCGGCGATCGCCTCGGCCTCGGCGGCGGCGTCGTCGCGTGTGCGCGCGCGCGCGGGCCGGCGGTGACCGAGGTGCTGTCTGTTGCGGCCCGCGCCGCCGGCGGATCGTTCGCGACGGAGGCGGTCATGGAGCAGCTCCGCGTTGAGCAAGCGGTGCCGCGTTTTGGCGCCGATTTTGGGCCGTCGACGTATCCGCAGGAGGCGGGCCTCGAGACGCGCGCCGTGTCCTTCGACAAGGGTTGCTACCTCGGGCAAGAGGTCGTGTGCATGTTGCAGCTTCGCGGTCATGTGAAGCGCAAGCTGGTGTCTCTCGTGCTCGAAGGACCGCTGCTCCCGGGAGCCGCGCTCACGGCGCCCGACGGCCGCGAGGCAGGGGAGGTGACCAGCGTGGTGGCTGGCGCGACGCCGGGCAGCCCATCGGCGCTCGCGATGGTCAAACTGGCGTTCGCTGAGCCGGGCACCGAACTTCGCGCCGGTGAATCGGTTGCGAGGGTTCACACCAAGGCGGTCTGA
- a CDS encoding Maf family protein — protein MLTAVGLPLAIVAPSADETVGPNDAPARYLERVTAAKLAAAVALARAATASFGAVLVADTVVVSEGGIIVDKPADAEAARRALLLLSGATHDVVTRFVIGAAGGGVLDAESVVTRVVMRALTSHEVDAYVASREGLDKAGGYGIQGGAASFVTRLEGSYTNVVGLPLAEVLTALRSLGLWD, from the coding sequence ATGTTGACGGCTGTTGGTCTGCCGCTCGCGATCGTGGCGCCAAGCGCCGACGAAACAGTGGGGCCGAACGACGCTCCGGCGCGCTATCTCGAGCGCGTGACTGCGGCGAAGCTGGCGGCGGCGGTGGCGCTGGCGCGCGCTGCGACCGCGTCGTTCGGGGCCGTGCTCGTGGCCGACACCGTGGTCGTCTCCGAGGGCGGGATCATCGTCGACAAGCCGGCCGACGCGGAGGCTGCGCGCCGCGCGCTCCTTTTGCTCTCCGGCGCGACGCACGATGTCGTGACGCGCTTTGTGATCGGTGCCGCCGGCGGCGGCGTGCTCGACGCGGAGAGCGTGGTCACGCGCGTCGTCATGCGTGCCCTCACGAGCCACGAGGTCGACGCGTACGTGGCCTCTCGCGAGGGACTCGACAAGGCTGGCGGCTACGGCATTCAGGGCGGAGCCGCTTCCTTCGTCACGCGCCTCGAGGGCTCGTACACGAACGTCGTCGGCTTGCCGCTAGCCGAGGTGCTCACCGCTCTCCGTTCGCTCGGTCTCTGGGACTGA
- the erpA gene encoding iron-sulfur cluster insertion protein ErpA yields MIQITERAAEKVKEIASAENLEGQGLRLRVIGGGCAGFSYDLYFEETVGEMDEEYESRGVKLYVDPLSHQYLEDTEIDYVEGAHGSGFKFNNPNVKGSCGCGSSFSV; encoded by the coding sequence ATGATTCAGATCACCGAACGCGCCGCCGAGAAGGTCAAAGAGATCGCATCCGCCGAGAACCTCGAAGGGCAGGGGCTTCGGCTCCGCGTCATCGGCGGCGGCTGCGCCGGCTTCAGCTACGACCTCTACTTCGAAGAGACGGTCGGCGAGATGGATGAGGAATACGAGTCGCGGGGCGTGAAGCTCTACGTCGATCCCCTCAGCCACCAATACCTCGAAGACACCGAGATCGACTACGTCGAGGGCGCGCACGGTTCGGGGTTCAAGTTCAACAACCCCAACGTGAAGGGCAGCTGCGGCTGCGGCAGCAGCTTCTCGGTCTGA
- a CDS encoding zinc ribbon domain-containing protein translates to MAMPCPQCGTPNQSSPGFCAQCGTALATAPAQAPLQPSGAAKTVLGMSVNDLLAQAPPPAPVAPPAPAAAPSAAGASRTVLGMPAMGGPVGVAGAPPGVPAAPQAAPMPMPPGIDDGRAKTMLGVAVPGIAPLQPGASMPAQPSAVPASGPARVSVANEHRTMLGVPVPGQAAPAAPIATGIFIAPAPAPLALEALPEPPSRVTKRGAPLGIVAGALFALVLGIGGTAAYLMRGGNPLVIQARPSPRGTDLLHIACDSCPDGTKLSVGAAASEVKAKSSDLELQTPLVVGENALTLHIDRPGSGRDEDVKAVVPVGFRVRMDLDKVGESPPAAKVVVEAAPGATVSLDGKPLALENGRGTWPLDLSADCAGMADETRAVEKTVTYEVTLKGQTEKGAVTAKVGVPALRIDAPFAGTVLASEKFTVSGRTIKGATVTVNGRPVTVDAAGVFAEGFSAPTSTPLPVEVRATLPQSAPRTVSLKVRRSDRLEAEARAAQKAALSAKYTDILKDASSVAGKPFAVEGDLVDLRATNHQAVLLVRSATCDRPEGCIFRVLSGAPAEGKTGTRILATGRITKLFSGGGTAVPEVEADIVVPVGRRL, encoded by the coding sequence ATGGCGATGCCCTGCCCTCAGTGTGGCACCCCAAACCAATCGAGCCCTGGGTTCTGCGCCCAATGCGGGACCGCGCTCGCTACCGCGCCGGCCCAAGCGCCGCTGCAACCTTCCGGTGCCGCGAAGACGGTCCTCGGGATGTCCGTCAACGATCTGCTCGCGCAGGCTCCGCCCCCCGCACCGGTGGCGCCGCCCGCACCAGCCGCGGCGCCATCGGCCGCCGGAGCGAGCCGCACGGTGCTCGGGATGCCGGCCATGGGTGGTCCCGTCGGGGTCGCGGGCGCGCCGCCCGGTGTACCGGCAGCCCCCCAAGCCGCGCCGATGCCAATGCCTCCCGGCATCGACGACGGCCGCGCCAAGACGATGCTCGGCGTCGCGGTGCCCGGCATCGCGCCCTTGCAACCCGGAGCGTCCATGCCGGCGCAGCCCAGCGCCGTCCCGGCGTCGGGGCCGGCGCGCGTGTCAGTGGCCAATGAGCACCGCACGATGCTGGGCGTGCCGGTGCCCGGACAAGCGGCGCCGGCCGCGCCCATCGCCACGGGCATCTTCATCGCGCCGGCACCGGCGCCGCTCGCGCTCGAGGCGTTGCCCGAGCCGCCGAGCCGCGTGACCAAGCGCGGCGCGCCGCTCGGCATCGTCGCCGGCGCGCTCTTCGCGCTGGTCCTCGGCATCGGGGGCACGGCCGCTTACTTGATGCGCGGCGGCAATCCGCTCGTCATTCAGGCCCGCCCGTCACCGCGCGGCACCGATTTGTTGCACATTGCATGCGACAGTTGCCCCGACGGGACCAAGCTGTCGGTCGGCGCCGCCGCCAGCGAGGTGAAGGCGAAGAGCTCCGACCTCGAGCTCCAGACGCCGCTCGTGGTGGGCGAAAACGCGCTCACGCTCCACATCGACCGCCCCGGTTCGGGCCGCGACGAAGACGTGAAGGCTGTGGTGCCCGTGGGCTTTCGCGTCCGCATGGACCTCGACAAGGTCGGCGAGAGTCCGCCGGCCGCGAAGGTCGTCGTCGAGGCGGCCCCCGGGGCCACTGTCTCGCTCGACGGCAAGCCGCTGGCGCTCGAAAATGGTCGCGGCACATGGCCGCTCGACCTGTCGGCCGACTGCGCCGGCATGGCCGACGAGACGCGCGCTGTCGAAAAGACCGTCACCTACGAGGTGACCCTCAAGGGACAGACGGAGAAGGGCGCTGTAACGGCGAAGGTCGGCGTGCCAGCGCTGCGCATCGACGCGCCCTTCGCCGGAACGGTGCTCGCATCCGAGAAGTTCACGGTGTCAGGGCGCACCATCAAGGGAGCCACCGTGACGGTGAACGGTCGGCCCGTCACCGTCGACGCCGCCGGCGTCTTCGCCGAAGGCTTCAGCGCTCCGACGTCGACGCCGCTGCCCGTCGAGGTGCGCGCCACGTTGCCCCAATCGGCGCCGCGAACGGTCTCACTCAAGGTGCGTCGCTCCGACCGCCTCGAGGCGGAGGCGCGGGCGGCGCAAAAGGCCGCGCTCAGTGCAAAATACACCGACATCTTGAAGGACGCGTCGTCCGTCGCGGGCAAGCCCTTCGCCGTCGAGGGAGACTTGGTCGACCTCCGCGCCACCAACCACCAGGCGGTGCTCCTCGTGCGGAGCGCCACGTGCGACCGCCCCGAAGGCTGCATCTTTCGTGTCCTGTCGGGGGCGCCGGCGGAAGGCAAAACCGGCACGCGGATCCTCGCGACGGGCCGCATCACGAAGCTCTTTTCCGGTGGTGGCACGGCGGTGCCGGAGGTCGAGGCCGACATCGTGGTGCCCGTGGGACGGCGACTTTGA
- a CDS encoding FHA domain-containing protein has translation MATRASGVDALEGHAGPLPRVPRAPSPAETCAWAKTMHRVMPAPSGPGHRLYWATEGTFGARELVAGPGAFFIVGRHTTCDVLFDLDPGISLRHLLVRSEVLSDGCLVLSILELDTREGFVIAGTRHHSVAVTGPVVLQVGAYVLVAVPSGEAPPAPTDAPELRRVHPYREPPRRALGRSVLTDLQAAIDLSAPASSREPPRGERHELRVGKSGLWAHVPLSDPELERGVLVGRDLRCIDSGARQFVTMGISRVHVCILKTARGIFAFDTASTQGTYQDGAAVRQMRLEEGTELVLGVHGSMNLSWR, from the coding sequence ATGGCGACGCGAGCAAGCGGCGTCGACGCGCTCGAAGGCCACGCCGGCCCCTTGCCGCGCGTCCCTAGAGCCCCCTCGCCAGCCGAGACCTGTGCGTGGGCCAAAACGATGCACCGCGTGATGCCAGCACCAAGCGGCCCCGGACACCGCCTCTATTGGGCCACGGAAGGCACGTTTGGCGCGCGCGAGCTCGTCGCCGGCCCCGGTGCGTTCTTCATCGTCGGCCGCCATACGACCTGCGACGTCCTCTTTGACCTCGACCCTGGCATTTCGCTCCGGCACCTCCTCGTCCGGAGCGAGGTCTTGAGCGACGGGTGCCTCGTGCTCTCGATCCTTGAACTCGACACCCGCGAAGGTTTTGTCATCGCTGGGACGCGCCACCACTCGGTGGCGGTGACAGGTCCCGTGGTGCTCCAGGTCGGCGCGTACGTGCTCGTGGCCGTCCCCAGCGGCGAAGCACCGCCGGCGCCAACCGACGCGCCGGAGCTTCGGCGCGTGCATCCCTACCGCGAGCCGCCGCGCCGCGCCCTCGGCCGGAGCGTGCTCACCGACCTTCAGGCGGCCATTGACCTGAGCGCCCCCGCAAGCTCGCGAGAGCCACCGCGAGGCGAGCGGCACGAGCTCCGAGTGGGCAAGAGCGGGCTGTGGGCGCACGTGCCGCTCTCAGACCCCGAGCTCGAACGCGGGGTGCTCGTGGGCCGCGACCTTCGGTGCATCGACAGCGGCGCTCGCCAGTTCGTCACCATGGGGATCTCGCGCGTCCACGTCTGCATCTTGAAGACAGCGCGCGGGATCTTCGCCTTCGACACGGCCTCGACGCAGGGCACCTACCAAGACGGCGCGGCCGTTCGCCAGATGCGCCTCGAAGAAGGGACCGAGCTCGTGCTGGGGGTCCATGGCTCCATGAACCTGTCTTGGCGCTAG
- a CDS encoding MBL fold metallo-hydrolase, translating into MKVFLLGSGSSGNAALVEHEGHRIFIDAGIGPKRSALTLAAMGVDLLPRAADAIVITHEHDDHVAKLESLARALKAPVYLHRGLHVPRVRARFPFVATQVDDRYQVGPFSVRTMRVPHDVTQIALRVEAGRSALGWVTDMGHVPESLVAFFEGCHTVLLEANYDRAMLDAGPYPARLRSRVGGPLGHLDNEDSAELAARLEREGVERIVLGHLSAVNNTPERALRAVRRRAQKLLLDVIPHAGTAQFEVGSARRAVQLALFA; encoded by the coding sequence GTGAAGGTCTTCCTCTTGGGCAGCGGCTCGTCCGGCAACGCCGCCCTCGTCGAGCACGAAGGCCACCGCATTTTCATCGATGCAGGCATTGGGCCGAAGCGCTCCGCCCTCACGCTCGCCGCCATGGGGGTCGACCTTTTGCCTCGCGCCGCCGATGCCATCGTGATCACCCACGAGCACGACGATCACGTTGCCAAGTTGGAGTCGCTCGCGCGCGCGCTCAAAGCGCCCGTCTACCTGCATCGTGGCCTCCACGTTCCGCGCGTCCGCGCCCGCTTCCCCTTCGTCGCGACGCAGGTCGACGACCGCTACCAAGTGGGCCCGTTCTCCGTGCGGACCATGCGGGTCCCGCACGACGTGACGCAGATCGCGCTGCGCGTCGAGGCGGGGCGCTCGGCCCTCGGTTGGGTCACCGACATGGGGCATGTGCCCGAGTCGCTCGTGGCCTTCTTCGAGGGGTGCCACACCGTCCTTCTGGAGGCGAACTACGACCGCGCGATGCTCGACGCGGGGCCCTATCCGGCGCGGCTGCGCAGCCGCGTTGGCGGGCCGCTCGGGCACCTCGACAACGAAGACAGCGCCGAGCTGGCGGCGCGGCTCGAGCGCGAGGGCGTCGAGCGCATCGTTCTGGGGCACCTCTCGGCCGTCAACAACACGCCGGAGCGGGCCCTCCGGGCCGTGCGCCGAAGGGCCCAAAAGCTGCTTTTGGACGTGATTCCGCACGCTGGCACGGCGCAATTCGAGGTTGGGAGTGCCCGGCGAGCGGTTCAGCTCGCGCTTTTCGCCTAA
- a CDS encoding Fe(2+)-trafficking protein: protein MSDRIVHCRKLGKDLPGLAKPPYKNDLGRRLYEEVSKEAWAEWVKHSVRFVNTYCGPGSKYDLTTPAGQEFMFKQCAVYFGFEEGEEAQTAFVPAADKGAGHAGDNTDRSSELHEREAPQHAPRRWRHPRSQRARARHCRVSLRRPLRSGAAP, encoded by the coding sequence ATGTCCGATCGCATCGTTCACTGTCGCAAGCTCGGCAAGGATCTGCCGGGCCTCGCCAAGCCGCCGTACAAGAACGACCTCGGGCGACGCCTCTATGAGGAGGTCTCCAAGGAAGCCTGGGCCGAGTGGGTGAAGCACTCGGTCCGCTTCGTGAACACGTATTGCGGCCCCGGCAGCAAATACGACCTCACGACGCCTGCCGGTCAGGAGTTCATGTTCAAGCAGTGCGCCGTCTACTTCGGCTTCGAAGAGGGCGAAGAGGCGCAGACCGCCTTCGTCCCCGCCGCTGACAAAGGCGCCGGTCACGCCGGCGACAACACTGACCGGTCGAGCGAACTCCATGAACGCGAAGCGCCCCAGCATGCTCCCCGCCGATGGCGGCACCCGAGATCCCAACGAGCTCGTGCTCGGCATTGCCGGGTATCGCTACGAAGACCTCTTCGTTCCGGAGCGGCTCCGTGA
- a CDS encoding lysophospholipid acyltransferase family protein, with product MPSLAVDGHFLRSLAAMGAQRLPPWWVRYTPAVIGAMAAALVPTQRRRVLRNLRQIQGEYGPLREARDVTHTFASYAGCLAEILATGSKNAGAPDVVLVGRKHLDFAAAKKKGILVATIHSGGWELVGPLLASYRKSELVMVMEGERDEKARELQDDARRKSGLSVAHVGDDPLSSLPLLRHLRDGNTVALQVDRVPEGMRSVPVTMFGRPFRMPVGPFRLAQVSGAPVVPIFSARRGYRKYVVQASQAIEIERRADDAAVARAAQTVADAITVFLREHPTQWFHFAD from the coding sequence ATGCCCTCGCTCGCCGTTGACGGACACTTCCTGCGGAGCCTCGCCGCCATGGGCGCGCAGCGCCTGCCGCCGTGGTGGGTGCGCTACACTCCGGCGGTCATCGGCGCCATGGCGGCCGCCCTGGTGCCGACGCAGCGGCGCCGCGTGCTCCGAAACCTCAGGCAGATCCAGGGCGAATACGGCCCGCTGCGCGAAGCGCGCGACGTCACCCACACGTTCGCCTCGTACGCCGGTTGCCTCGCGGAGATCTTGGCGACCGGGTCCAAGAACGCGGGAGCCCCCGACGTCGTCCTGGTGGGGCGCAAGCACCTCGACTTCGCGGCGGCGAAGAAGAAGGGGATCCTGGTCGCCACGATTCACAGCGGCGGATGGGAGCTCGTCGGGCCTTTGCTCGCGAGCTACCGGAAGAGCGAGCTCGTGATGGTCATGGAAGGCGAGCGCGATGAGAAGGCGCGCGAGCTTCAAGATGACGCGCGGCGCAAGAGCGGCCTCTCCGTCGCGCACGTCGGCGACGACCCGCTCTCCTCGTTGCCGCTGCTTCGCCACCTGCGCGACGGCAACACGGTCGCCTTGCAAGTCGACCGCGTGCCCGAGGGCATGCGCAGCGTTCCAGTGACGATGTTCGGCAGGCCCTTCCGAATGCCCGTGGGCCCGTTTCGCCTCGCGCAGGTCTCGGGCGCGCCGGTGGTGCCGATCTTCAGCGCCCGCCGCGGCTATCGAAAGTACGTCGTGCAAGCGAGCCAGGCCATCGAGATCGAGCGCCGCGCCGACGACGCCGCCGTGGCGCGCGCCGCGCAGACGGTGGCCGACGCCATCACGGTGTTTCTGCGCGAGCACCCGACGCAATGGTTTCACTTCGCCGACTGA